In Porites lutea chromosome 1, jaPorLute2.1, whole genome shotgun sequence, a single genomic region encodes these proteins:
- the LOC140949696 gene encoding E3 UFM1-protein ligase 1 homolog isoform X3 yields the protein MTLFKSLDKWLFQSSAKHFHLQLISFWRLLRPGWEQSSMVNLISLREVSCLLKHLWLGRWLASEEYSVLSQTDIDQLCAEGRISGSIQGRQDKAVFVPDIYSKTQTSWIDDFFKQNGYIEYDALSRLGITDGRQFLKKRFQKSKVQFLPTCCVGESLQDQVEAAIDEALSTAEWVDILPLLPSPFTAEDAGQLLQSCLKAAGRSSAHVFCDSIVVSEQFLQNCKDPFQQLMQDKAKTDSVKAPALFSELTRKDLASLGASGGGSDRQSKKEERRKKAAAGGSKGGGGGGGGGGGSGGGGGGRGGRESKTQKVRDKKKDRAREEEVEEFTRPKQSSTELPFMSVEEISEELQKRFPSCPEELVEELANHLFRPLTQSYQEVARSVFLATGDKKRKSHSEVQEKVNVLWANAKLFDKGIKLFNDDVQVQLCRHLLKTVCTDIVNQAVSLLAAEHMLTINDDSALTTEDRLKIISKLPEKIKPELVKLNSTLNGKETEEFFNQFDVICGPEFCEFMLKKLDKKRERQLTVERRCALQEQLRQENEPAMALHLAAAVLFQHYTGCMLHAPGRCVPQIIGFLKDKLTPESYDKLNQYVTLVIKKLSGTEDTSVKNGHESELAEDQEEKTTAAQLEEGLEEIKRIALEIKKVKEDT from the exons ATGACACTCTTCAAGAGTCTGGACAAGTGGTTATTTCAGAGCTCAGCAAAACATTTTCATTTGCAACTGATTTCCTTCTGGAG GTTGTTGAGGCCCGGTTGGGAACAATCATCCATGGTCAACTTGATCAGCTTGAGAGAGGTGTCCTGTTTACTGAAGCATTTGTGGCTAGGCAGATGGCTTGCATCAGAGGAGTATTCAGTGCTGTCACAAA cTGATATTGACCAGTTGTGTGCTGAAGGTCGCATATCAGGCAGTATCCAAGGACGGCAGGACAAGGCTGTGTTTGTTCCTGATATTTACTCCAAAACACAGACATCTTGGATAGATGACTTTTTTAAACAGAATGGTTATATTG AGTATGATGCACTGTCACGGCTGGGCATTACTGATGGGAGACAGTTTCTaaagaaaagatttcaaaagtCAAAGGTCCAGTTTCTTCCCACCTGCTGTGTTGGGGAGTCATTACAGGATCAAGTGGAAGCTGCTATAGATGAGGCCCTCTCTACTGCGGAGTGGGTGGATATACTG CCTCTTCTTCCATCACCGTTCACTGCAGAGGATGCTGGCCAGCTATTACAGAGTTGCCTTAAGGCTGCTGGTCGCTCATCTGCTCATGTATTCTGTGACAGTATTGTGGTCAGTGAACAATTTCTTCAAAACTGCAAAGACCCATTCCAACAGCTGATGCAAGACAAGGCCAAGACG GATTCAGTGAAGGCTCCGGCCCTGTTTTCAGAGCTCACGAGGAAAGACTTAGCCTCCTTGGGTGCATCAGGAGGAGGCTCAGACCGCCAGTCAAAGAAGGAGGAGAGGAGGAAGAAGGCAGCTGCTGGAGGTAGCAAAGGAGGAGGCGGCGGTGGAGGAGGAGGTGGCGGAAGCGGCGGGGGAGGTGGGGGCAGAGGAGGAAGAGAAAGCAAGACACAGAAG GTTCGTGATAAGAAGAAAGACCGAGCAAGAGAAGAAGAAGTGGAGGAATTCACGAGACCTAAACAGAGTTCCACTGAATTACCATTCATGTCTGTGGAagag ATATCAGAAGAATTGCAAAAGAGATTTCCAAGCTGCCCAGAAGAACTCGTGGAGGAACTCGCAAATCATCTTTTTAG ACCGCTGACCCAGAGTTATCAGGAGGTAGCTCGGTCTGTGTTCCTGGCCACAGGcgataaaaaacgaaaaagccaTTCTGAAGTACAAGAAAAGGTCAATGTGTTGTGGGCAAATGCGAAGCTTTTTGATAAAGGAATCAAGTTGTTCAACG ATGATGTTCAAGTGCAGTTATGTCGTCATCTCTTGAAAACTGTGTGCACAGATATAGTAAACCAAGCTGTCAGCCTGTTAGCCGCTGAACACATGCTGACGATTAACGACGACTCAGCCCTAACAACTGAG GATCGCCTCAAGATAATCTCCAAACTTCCGGAAAAGATAAAACCTGAATTAGTGAAGTTGAATTCGACATTAAATGGAAAG GAAACAGAAGAATTCTTTAATCAGTTTGATGTTATCTGTGGTCCTGAATTCTGCGAATTCATGCTGAAGAAATTGGATAAGAAAAGAGAAAG ACAGCTGACGGTAGAGCGCCGCTGTGCTCTTCAAGAACAGCTGCGGCAAGAAAACGAGCCCGCCATGGCTCTTCATCTGGCGGCAGCGGTACTATTCCAGCATTACACGGGATGCATGTTGCACGCCCCCGGCCGGTGCGTGCCGCAGATAATAGGCTTCCTGAAAGATAAACTAACTCCTGAATCCTACGATAAATTAAACCAGTATGTGACGCTAGTCATTAAAAAACTGTCTGGGACTGAGGACACTTCGGTGAAGAATGGTCACGAAAGCGAGTTAGCTGAAGACCAGGAAGAGAAAACAACAGCGGCACAGCTTGAAGAAGGACTTGAAGAAATTAAGCGAATAGCTCTCGAGATTAAAAAGGTTAAGGAGGACACTTAA